Sequence from the Ailuropoda melanoleuca isolate Jingjing chromosome 10, ASM200744v2, whole genome shotgun sequence genome:
CAGGTCACACTCTAGATCCCCAGCCACTAGGGGCAGATCTCGTTCTAGAACGCCAGCCCGTCGGGCCAGGTCTCGCTCTAGAACACCTGCCAGGCGGAGATCACGATCCAGAACACCCGCCAGACGTAGGTCTCGCTCTAGAACACCAGCCCGGCGGGGCAGGTCTCGCTCTAGAACACCTGCTAGGCGCAGATCTAGGACCCGATCACCAGTACGACGGAGGTCTCGTAGCAGGTCACCAGCCAGGAGAAGTGGCAGGTCACGCTCTAGAACCCCAGCCAGACGTGGTCGGTCACGCTCTCGAACCCCAGCCAGAAGAGGGAGATCTCGGTCTAGGACACCCACAAGACGACGATCTCGGTCTAGGACACCCGCAAGACGAGGACGATCTCGGTCTAGGACACCTGCAAGACGAAGATCTCGTAGTAGAAGTGTAGTTAGACGGGGAAGATCTCACTCAAGAACACCACAAAGAAGAGGCAGGTCTGGTTCGTCATCAGAGCGGAAGAACAAATCCAGAACGTCACAGAGAAGGAGCAGGTCCAACTCAAGCCCAGAAATGAAAAAATCTCGCATTTCTTCAAGGCGGAGCAGGTCTCTCTCTTCACCACGGTCCAAAGCAAAATCTCGCTTGTCTTTGAGGCGGAGCCTTTCAGGGTCCTCTCCATGTCCTAAACAGAAGTCTCGGACACCACCAAGGCGCAGTCGCTCTGGATCGTCCCAACCAAAAGCTAAATCGAGAACACCACCAAGGCGAAGTAGATCTGGTTCTTCTCCTCCTAATCAGAAATCTAAAACACCATCAAGACAGAGTTGTTCCAGTTCATCTCCTCAACCTAAAGTCAAGTCTGGAACGCCACCGAGGCAAGGGTCTGTAACAAGTCCCCAGGCAAATGAACAATCTGCAACACCACAGATACAGAGCCGTTCAGAATCATCACCTGACCCTGAGGTGAAATCTACAACCCCTTCAAGACATAGCTGTTCTGGGTCTTCTCCTCCTAGAGTGAAATCTAGCACACCTCCGAGACGGAGCCGATCTGGGTCATCATCTCCACAACCCAAAGTGAAGGCAGTAACGTCACCAATCCAAAGCCATTCCGGCTCCTCTTCTCCAAGTCCTAGCAGGGTGACATCTAAAACACCTCCAAGGCAAAGCAGATCAGAGTCTCCTTGCTCCAAGGTGGAATCTAGATTGTTGCAAAGACACAGCCGTTCTAGGTCCTCCTCACCAGATACCAAAGTGAAACCTGGAACACCACCAAGACAAAGTCACTCAGGGTCTACTTCGCCATGCCCTAAAGTAAAGCCCCAAACTCCATCGGGGTACAGTCTTTGTGGAGCGAAGTCACCATGTTCCCAAGAGAAGTCTAAAGACTCACCAGCACAAAGTTCTGGATCCTTCTCTGTCTGTCCAGGAGTAAAGTCTAGCACACCACCAGGAGAGCTATATTTTGCTGCCTCCTCTTTGCAACAGAAAGGACAATCTCAAACTTCACCAGACCCTAGGTCTGATACTTCAAGTCCAGAAATGAAACAGAGTCACTCTGAGTCTCCATCTCTGCAGAGCAAATCTCAGACACCTCTTAAGGGTGGCCGGTCCAGGTCCTCATCTCCAATCACTGAGCTGGCACCCAAATCTCCAGCAAGACAAGAAAGAAGCGAATTATCAAGCCCTAAGCTAAAATCTGGAATGTCTCCTGAGCAGAGCAAGTCTCAGTCTGACTCTTCCCCATATGCTGCAGTGGACTCTAAGTCTCTTCTGGGGCATAGTAGATTGGAGCCTTCTGAATTGAAAGAGAAGACAGTCTTACTCCTTCAGGAGGATATTACTGCATCATCTCCTAGACCAAGGGACAAATTGAGTCCTCTTCCAGTGCAGGAGAAGCCTGATTCCTCACCAGTACTCAGAGAGATGCCTAAAACCCCGTCAAGGGAAAGAGGCGGTGGTGTTGGATCATctccagacacaaaagaccaaaGTGCGTTAGCTAAGCCAAGCCAAGATGAGGAGTTAATGGAGGTGGTAGAGAAATCTGAGGAATCCTCAAACCAGGTTCTCTCCCATTTGTCTCCGGAACTTAAAGAAGTGGCGGGAAGTAACTTTGAATCATCTCCTGAAATAGAAGAAAGACCCACTGTGTCTTTGACTCTTGACCAAAGCCAGTCACAGACTTCTTTGGAAGTAGAAGTCCCTGCAGTAGCTTCAGCTTGGAGTGGGCCACATTTTTCTCCAGAACATAAGGAACTGTCTAATTCTCCCCCAAGGGAGAATAGTTTTGGGTCACCTTTAGAATTTAGAAACTCAGGCCCTGTTGCAGAAATGAATACTGGATTTTCTCCTGAAGTTAAAGAAGATTTGAATGGATCTTTTCCTAATCAGCTGGAGACAGATCCATTTGTAGATCTGAAAGAACAATCAACAAGGTCCTCTAGGCACAGCAGTTCTGAGTTATCCCCAGATGCAGTGGAAAAAGCTGGAATGTCTTCAAATCAGAGTGTTTCTTCGCCAGTACTTGATGCAGTACCCAGAACACCATCAAGGGAAAGAAGTAGCTCTGCATCTCCTGAACTGAAAGATGGTTTACCCAGAACCCCTTCGAGGAGGAGCAGGTCTGGGTCTTCTCCAGGACTTAGAGATGGGTCTGGGACTCCTTCAAGACACAGCCTATCTGGGTCCTCTCCTGGAATGAAAGATATACCTAGAACACCGTCCAGGGGGAGAAGCGAATGTGATTCTTCTCCAGAACCAAAAGCTTTGCCTCAGACTCCTAGGCCAAGAAGTCGTTCACCATCCTCCCCAGAGCTCAACAACAAGTGTCTTACCccccagagagaaagaagtggGTCAGAATCCTCAGTTGAACAGAAGACTGTGGCTAGGACTCCTCTTGGTCAGAGGAGTCGATCTGGATCTTCTCAAGAACTTGATGGGAAGCCAAGTGGATCCCCTCAAGAAAGAAGTGAATCAGACTCTTCTCCAGATTCTAAAGCTAAGACACGAGTACCACTTAGAGAAAGGAGTCGCTCTGGATCATCTCCAGAGATCGAGAGCAAATCCCGACCTTCTCCTCGGCGCAGTAGATCTGGCTCATCTCCTGAAGTTAAAGATAAACCAAGAGCAGCACCTAGGGCACAGAGTGGTTCTGATTCCTCCCCTGAACCCGAGGCCCCTGCCCTTCGGGCTCTTCCCAGACGAAGCAGGTCAGGTTCATCAAGTAAAGGCAGAGGTCCTTCTCCTGAAGGAAGCAGCAGTTCAGAGTCGTCTCCAGAACACCCACCCAAATCCAGAACTGCTAGAAGAAGCTCTAGGTCGTCACCAGAGCCTAAGACCAAGTCCCGTACTCCACCTCGCCGTCGCAGCTCACGATCATCTCCTGAGCTGACTAGGAAGGCCAGACTCTCTCGTAGAAGCCGCTCTGCATCATCCTCACCAGAGACCCGTTCTAGAACTCCTCCGAGACGCCGAAGAAGTCCTTCAGTGTCTTCCCCGGAGCCAGCTGAAAAGTCAAGATCCTCACGCCGCCGGCGCTCAGCTTCATCCCCACGTGCTAAAACAACTTCAAGGAGAGGCCGTTCTCCTTCACCAAAGGCTCGTGGGCTCCAGAGGTCCCGTTCCCGCTCAAGGAGGGAGAAAACCAGAACAACTCGACGTCGAGATAGGTCTGGATCTTCTCAGTCAACCTCTCGGAGAAGACAGCGGAGCCGGTCAAGGTCTCGGGTCACTCGTCGGCGGAGGGGAGGCTCTGGTTACCACTCAAGGTCTCCTGCCCGGCAGGAGAGTTCCCGAACTTCTTCGCGACGCCGAAGAGGCCGTTCTCGGACACCCCCGACCAGTCGGAAGCGGTCCCGCTCACGCACCTCACCAGCTCCGTGGAAACGTTCAAGGTCTCGGGCCTCTCCAGCTACTCATCGGCGATCCCGGTCCAGAACACCTCTGGTCAGCCGCCGTAGGTCCAGATCTCGAACCTCACCAGTCAGTCGGAGACGATCAAGGTCCAGGACATCAGTGACTCGACGAAGATCTCGATCCAGGGCATCCCCAGTGAGTCGAAGGCGATCCAGGTCTAGAACACCACCAGTAACCCGCCGTCGTTCAAGGTCCAGAACACCGACACGTCGGCGCTCCCGTTCTAGAACTCCTCCAGTGACCCGAAGAAGGTCTAGATCTAGGACTCCACCAGTAACCAGAAGGCGATCTCGAAGCAGAACTTCCCCTATCACTCGCAGAAGGTCGAGATCCAGAACGTCCCCAGTCACTCGCAGGAGATCTAGATCTCGCACGTCTCCGGTAAATCGAAGGAGGTCCCGCTCTCGAACCTCTCCAGTGACACGCCGCCGATCTCGGTCCCGATCACCTCCAGCTATTCGGCGCCGCTCTAGGTCTCGGACCCCACTGTTGCCACGCAAACGTTCTCGAAGTCGCTCTCCACTTGCTATCCGCCGCCGTTCTAGATCCCGTACTCCGCGAACAACTCGGGGCAAACGGTCCTTAACAAGATCTCCTCCTGCCATCCGAAGGCGTTCTGCATCTGGAAGTAGTTCTGATCGTTCACGTTCTGCTAGTCCTCCGGCAACAAGGAATCATTCTGGTTCTCGGACACCTCCAGTAGCGCTCAATAGCTCCAGAATGAGCTGCTTCAGTCGTCCTAGTATGTCACCAACACCTCTGGACCGCTGTCGATCACCTGGAATGCTTGAACCCCTTGGCAGCTCTAGAACACCGATGTCTGTCCTGCAGCAAGCTGGTGGCTCCATGATGGATGGTCCAGGTCCCCGAATTCCAGATCATCCAAGAACATCTGTGCCAGAAAATCACGCACAGTCTAGAATTGCACTTGCCCTGACAGCCATCAGTCTTGGCACTGCTCGGCCACCTCCATCCATGTCTGCTGCTGGCCTTGCTGCAAGAATGTCCCAGGTTCCAGCTCCAGTGCCTCTCATGAGTCTCAGAACGGCCCCAGCTGCTAGCCTGGCCAGTAGGATTCCTGCAGCCTCTGCAGCAGCCATGAACCTGGCCAGCGCCAGGACACCTGCCATACCAACAGCAGTGAACTTGGCTGACTCGAGAACACCAGCTGCAGCAGCAGCCATGAACTTGGCCAGCCCCAGAACAGCAGTGGCACCTTCTGCTGTGAACCTTGCTGACCCTCGCACCCCTACAGCCCCAGCTGTGAACCTAGCAGGAGCCAGAACCCCAGCTGCTTTGGCAGCTTTGAGTCTAACCGGCTCTGGCACACCCCCAACTGCTGCAAACTATCCCTCCAGCTCCAGAACACCCCAGGCTGCAGCCCCTGCAAACCTGGTGGGTCCTAGATCTGCACATGCCACAGCTCCTGTGAATATTGCCAGCTCAAGAACCCCTCCTGCCTTGGCACCTGCAAGCCTCACCAGTGCTAGAATGGCTCCAGCCTTGTCTGGTGCAAACCTTACCAGCCCCAGGGTGCCCCTCTCTGCCTATGAGCGTGTTAGTGGCAGAACCTCACCACCGCTTCTTGACAGAGCCAGATCCAGAACCCCACCAGGAGGTCCAGGTTCCAGAACCCCACCATCTGCTCTGAGCCAGTCTAGAATGACCTCTGAGCgggctccctctcctgcctctagAATGGTCCAGGCTCCCTCACAGTGTGTTCTCCCTCCAGCTCAGGATAGACCTAGGTCCCCTGTGCCATCTGCTTTTTCTGACCAGTCCCGAGCTTTGCTTGCCCAGACCACCCCTGTAGCAGGGTCTCAGTCCCTTTCCTCTGGGACAGTGGCCAGGACCACGTCCTCGGCTGGTGACCACAATGGCATGCTCTCTGGCCCTGTCCCTGGAACGTCCCATCCTGAGGGTGGGGAACCACCTGCCTCCACGGGGGCCCAGCAGCCTTCTGCATTGGCCGCCCTGCAGCCAGCAAAGGAGCGGCGGagttcctcctccagctcctcctccagctcctcctcgtcgtcgtcgtcgtcatCGTCCTCTTCCTCGTCCTCCTCTTCTGGTTCCAGTTCTAGCGACTCAGAGGGCTCTAGCCTTCCTACTCAGCCTGAGGCAGCACTGAAGAGGTGAGGGGCTTGACTTTTAGAACTGTTTCTACGGGGCAGGttctggggatggggggtggtggggagggagaagccctTTCCAGAGGTTCTCTGCTCTTTGAAGAAGGTATGGGGACCTTGACCCTTAAGCCGGGGGTAGAAGAgaatgctggggtgggggcagtggcgGGGGAGGAATGGGTCAGATAAAAGTCTCCAAAAGTTCATTCTCTAGAGGATAATGATGAGTTTTCCGTCTCTACAGAGGACAGAACTAGAGGAAATGGACTTAATTTTACAGCAGGAGGGATGGCAGTTAGACCTCAAGAGGAACTCCCTGGGCTGGAAGGATCTTCAGAGGTCATcccatccctctccctgcctccaggcaggacggcccctcccccagccaccccgCGCACACAGGGGCCTCCCCAAACTGTGGCTCTCCATGGAAGGAGACCACCCAGCTCGCCTTCCACACCTGAGCCCAGGGGCCTTATTTCTCCATCAGGGACATTCTTGAGGTTTAGCCTTGATCCCTTGTGCTGCGGGCCCCAGCCTGTTGCTTGTGTTAGCAGAGGTTGGGTCAGCTCGGGGCCACTGCTCTCCAGAGAATGCACTCACTGGCTCTCAGCTTGGAAAGCGCGCAGGGCCTTTCTgcggcacccctcccccactgccgtTCCTCCAGGCCAAGGAAGGTAGGGTTGGGGCTGGGGCAGCTTGTCTCCTTGTGACACTCTGCTTCTCCCGCAGGGTGcccagccccgccccagccccaaaGGAGGCTGTTCGAGAGGGACGTCCTCAGGAGCCGGCCCCAGCCAAGAGGAAGAGGCGCTCTAGTAGCTCCAgttccagctcctcctcctcgtcctcctcctcctcctcctcttcctcctcctcttcctcctcctcctcctcttcctcctcgtcctcctcctcctcctccacttcctcctccccctcccctgctaaGGCTGGCCCTCAGGCCTTGCCCAAACCTGCAAGCCCCAAGAAGCCGCCCCCTGGAGAGCGGAGGTGAGTGCTGCCTTGCTTGaggtggaaggggtggggggagaccctGGTGTGAGATCCCTGCCGGGAGTCTCAGGTGGACTGTGGTCTCTGGTTATGTGGGAGGAGTTGGGCTCTCCTCTCCCTACCACCTTCGTTGTGCCCTGTGGTGGCAAAGGGCTGCACCATCCAAGTGGGTGCTCCAGTCAGAATTGTGGAGTCCTaggttccttcctctccctgcccctgacaTGCAGCCTGTTCCCTGCTCCCAGGTCCCAGGGATTCTAGCTTTTAAATCTCCCCATTGCTCCTGCCAGGGCTCTGGTCTGGCCACCGTCATCTTCTCCCGACTCTGTCCACagcctcctccctgtctccctgtctccacGCCATTCTCTTCCACACGTAGCCAGAGGGATCTTTCTAAAACGCACATCTGGTTACTTCCCTCCACTCCACAAATCCTTCCGGGACGCCCTGTGGCCTGCAGGATAAAGCCCTACCTCTGCGGGAATGGCGTGTGAGGCTCTTCACCAACTGGCCTTGCCTGCCCTGTGTTCTCCTCTCCTGCCCGCCCCCACACATgccctgtgctccagccacacccaGCGCCTTGCAGTCTAAGGAGAACCCCATGCCTTTggacatgctgttccttctgcctggaattccCTTGTCCGCCTGGTGAACTCCTCGTTCTGCAAGACTCCGCTCAAACAGCACCTTCGAGAAGACtaccctgccccttccctgtcccACGTCCCCTCCCCCCGGGTCCCCAGACCTGTGTACATCGGTCCTTGTGGGGCTGCTTCCCATACACGGTGCCAAGTGGGCCTTCCGTGGCCTGCCTTCACCACCAGACTGAGCCCCTCCAAGGGCAGGGACTGTCTTTATCTTTGCATCCCCCGCTGCACCCCATGCCCTGCCCATTGGGGCACTCGGTGGATGGTGTGCGGGCGGATGGGTGAGTGAGCAGACAAAGGTGGGTCTGAGGCTGGCCCTGTGTGGTATGAGGTTTGGTGGTCAGGACCTGGGGGGTGGTCCTGAGTGCCGGCTGGCGGGTTTGGAAAACCGTGGTGCTATGGGGACTTACTCTGCTCCCCAGGTCCCGTAGCCCCCGGAAGCCAATAGACTCCCTTCGAGACTCTCGGTCTCTCAGCTACTCGCCTGCGGAGCGCCGccgcccctcaccccagccctcaCCACGGGACCAGCAGAGGTAGGGCCTCCTGTCAGTAACCAGCCCAGCCTGGCCACCATCACTCTGAACAGTTTTGAGGCCTGAAGGTGCCAGAGGTTGGTGTTGCATTGTGTGTGGTCTGATGTCTGTCCTGTGTTGTTGCAGCAGCAGCGAGCGGGGTTCCCGCAGAGGCCAGCGTGGGGACAGCCGCTCCCCGGGCCACAAGCGCAAGAGGGAGACACCTAGCCCCCGCCCTGTGCGGCACCGCTCCTCCAGGTGCGTCCTTATGGCACTCAAGTGCTAGGTCCCCTTCTGCATGCCCCAGCGCCGGCTGGTCTCTGCACTGACTGTCCCTTTTTCTGTTGCAGGTCTCCTTGAATTTTTCTGGGGGGAATTCCACCATACCCCAAGTTTTGGAGCTACAGGGAGTGTCCCCTTTCCCCAGCAGAGCCATGGGGAGGGGTCCTTGTCTGCCCCCCTTTGAACCCTGGCAGCATTTTGGGGGAAggctctctccttttcctccccccccttttttctttgttcctgtgAAATGTTAATCTCCGTGAGTTTTTTCCTGGTTCAtgttttggggggtttggggtggggtgggaatgaGAATGGGAGTTGCGGGAGGGGAGGATATACAGTTGGGGACACCCTGGTCTTGAGTTAGAAAGGGCCTGGGAGGCAGTGATGCCCCCTTTTACCTGTAAGttcctgggggggggcggtggtttGGAACTTGCGAACTTGTGTGTGAGGTGTTCCtggaaggaaggggcaggagtGGAAATTAGTTGGCCCCtactgcccccccccgccccggtgaGGTNccccccccccgccccggtgaGGTtgtggcccctcccccaacttttcTTCACGTTTCTTAAAggcattttggttttttaaaatctgtacagCAAGAGCaactttttctgtcaaataaaaatgagaaatgcagGAATTGGGTCTGTAGATGATTTATtaggggtggagagagagctgTTCTCTTActgactgcccccctccccccagtgcaCTCTGTTGGCTTCAGAGGACCTGTGTTGGGTGGCTCTAGGCTTGGGTCGTCCTCCATGGAGCCAACACACTGGCTGCAGCTTACTTTTGCTCCTTCCTTCAGAAGCTGCCTGGGAGCCTGCCTGGTAGCAGGAACAAAGCCTCAAACCTTGGGTCTCCAGGCCTCGGCTGGCCTCGGCTCTGGGTTTCTCCTAGTCCTGTGCCAGTGGCCTCAGAGGGGCAGACTGGGGTGGGGATGGTTGGCTGGGCCCACAGAGCTTGACCACAGGGAGTGGTCTCTCAAGGTGGCCTAGGCAAGCAAGGGGCTGAGGATGAGTCTTGCAGGGGAGCAGAACCATCCCAGGGAAGGTGATGCCTTAGGAAAGGGTGCACAGAAAAAGGCAGCAACCAGGCAGACACCCAAATCTcgtttattgggggggggggggggNGCTTCCTGAGTCCTGCGGCTTCATCACATCGGGTAGCTCAGGTGGGCTGGAGAAAGGCTCGATACGCAGGGCTTCGAAGGCTTCATCTGGTGGacaggggggtggggatgggtgggtggagagaGCTGGAGGGAGCAGCCACCCCTAGCTTGTAGGGTCCACTGAGCAAATCCCTACCTCTGCAGACTGAGTCTCCTCCATGATCCTACTAGAAGGTATCCCATACCTATAGGCCCAACCTGGActtcccatcccccagccccaccatccGGAGTCCTTTTCCTCACCCTTCACACCTACTAGCGAGTGTGCAAGAGCCCTACCCGGAATCTCTACCATCTCCTTGTTCTGTTCCACACCACCTCTCTACCAAGCACAGATTATTTCTTAAAGTTCAAACCAGACTGTTCTTCCCCTGCTTGAAACCTTCCAGTAGCTCCGCATCACTGTGAATAATTGCCCTTTTCCACCTGTCTCCTGTGCGCCCTGTGTTCCTACATCAATCTCTTCCCTGCCTTGGGGTCTTTATATTTGCTGGTCCCTAGCCTGCCACTCTGAATGGCTGGTTGTCTGGGGGCGTTCAGGGGGTCAACCCAAACATGACTCCTCAGAAAAGCCTTCCCCAGCTGTTCTACATAGACAGTCACCGCATCCCAGTACCTGTGTGCTGTGCAGGAGCATTTACCTGTCACTAGCCAAAACGGCCGTTTCTTCGAGCTGCTTCCCCCACTAGAACAGCAGCTCCAGAAAGCCCCATCTTGCCCCTGTCAGCACAGAGCAGATGAGCCCCACTTCCTAACCTTTCTCCTGCACTTCTCCCAGCAGGGAGGCTTCTCTCCACCCAGCTCAGGGTTCTCAACCAGTTAGGCCCCCACAGGAGAGCCGGCCATGTACCGCAGCCAATTTGGTTGTCATAACTTGGCAGAGTGGGTAGCTGGCCATCTAACAGGCCAGAGATGCTGAACAGCCCACAACGCACAAGACACATCACACGGAATTCTCTGACCCCAGATGCCAATGATGCTGACTTAAAAGACCCCTGGCTCAGCTTCACTAATTCATCTTCCAGGCCACAATCTGCAGTGACAATCTTAACCTTCATCCCATCTCTCATTTTTAGTTCGTTAAATCTAATACCATTTAACACTCGATTTGACTGAGCAGCCAGTTTGGGGTGGGTAAGTTGTGTCTTGCCCTTCCAAAAACTGTGTAAGGAAAACAATTACCCACGAAAAAGTGCATTTTTGCAACAAAAGTAGCACATGGGAGGAGCAAAGAACAGCCTGTCCAGTCCGTATTGTGTCCTGTATCAAGACTGCAATCCCCTGCCCCAGTGGTGATGCCACCTAGGGTCTAGTAACCCCCACATTCAGTGCCCTACCAGGGATTATAGGGAAAAACAAACCCCCCTCcgtgttcatttttttcatcaacaAAATAGGCCTACTGACATCTCCCAAGAGTCCCTGCAAGCCTACAGAAGACTGCCTTTAAGAGGAAGCAGAATGGGAGATGTGCTTTCAGTCCTTACCTGCTCCCCTCAGAAGGTCGCCCCTGTACAGGGCCTCACTGTATCAAGTCTGCACCAGCTGTGCGCCTGCCTTCTGTCGCTGAGAGGGTCGgggggagccctggggaaggCCCCTAAGACTTCCATTTGCTGAACACCCTCAGGCCAAGACCTGGGGTGCATGGGGGCTCACACCACCTGTGAGGCTGGCCTAGGTGTCACAGCCCTCCATGGAGATGGGAACTCCAGCCAGGAGGACTCAGGGCATGAAGCAACCGCCCAAAGACACGGCTGTTGAGACCCGGCACAGTGATCCTCATGAAATTCCAAAGTGTGGCCAAGGTTGTACACTCCTTCCTCAACCCTCACTACAGTTTtcttaaaagaagccagaaaagtcCTTACTTATCAACCGAATTTACTGAGCCATCCACACAAGCCTGGGTCCACAGCTGTAAAAACACAGTACAACCCCTGTTCAAGTTTCTAGGAACAGAAATTCaaacctctctttttcttgagGGAAGGAGATACACTGAAGGGCAGTAAACCACCCCCAAGCTTGGGTTTTTAACATTGGGCAGGGGGCATGTGGTTCATGAGAGCAGCCCCTGGGGCAGGCAAGGACTGCACATGAATTCCAGATCTGACAGTTCCAGCAAGTGACCTAATTTCCCCCAGGCTCAGTTACTCATCCTTGAAATGGGCACAACACAAGTCTGGCACGCACAGAGATGCTGCGAGATTAAGTGACGCCCTGCAAAGACTGCCTGACAGGGCACCCAGCTCAGGCAGGGTCCCAGCAGTCTGTATCTGAACCACAGCTCCCCAGCTGACTGccagcaagcctcagtttccatgtctCCAAAGTGGGGACAGCAGTGCTCCCCTCTTAGGGTACCGAGTTTTAAATGGAACAACGGAAATAAAATGCACAGTACAGGACCCAGTACTCAAGACCTCTGTAACAGAAGCTGGTATTGTGATTAGGGATATTTGAATCCCTCATAAAATTTCTACAAGCacctcctttgctttttttttttttctttgtggggaAACATACACTATCTCATACTGCCTGTGCTTTGTGCACTAGGAAGACACTACCCTGGAAGCTGGGAGGAACAacagcaggctccccagtgaccCCTTTCCTTGGCTGTTTTCGCCCGGCCCGGCTGCCCCGCTCACCTGCTCGGAAGGCCAGCCCTACAGTGGCTGGGGCCTGCGGCCGTGCCGTCTGACTAGTGAAGCCACACTCTCCCAGTGTCTTGCCGTCATCCAGAAGCTGGTCATCctgaggagagaggcaggcagggtgtTGGGAGAGGCCCCAGGAGGGCTGAGTCCCAGAGACTTCCCTGGTCAGCAACTCCCCTGGAAGTCAGAAGAGGGAAGATAGATGGCCCCAAGTGGGGCCCAGGACCA
This genomic interval carries:
- the SRRM2 gene encoding serine/arginine repetitive matrix protein 2 isoform X1 → MYNGIGLPTPRGSGTNGYVQRNLSLVRGRRGERPDYKGEEELRRLEAALVKRPNPDILDHERKRRVELRCLELEEMMEEQGYEEQQIQEKVATFRLMLLEKDVNPGGKEETPGQRPAVTETHQLAELNEKKNERLRAAFGISDSYVDGSSFDPQRRAREAKQPAPEPPKPYSLVRESSSSRSPTPKQKKKKKKKDRGRRSESSSPRRERKKSSKKKKHRSESESKKRKHRSPTPKSKRKSKDKKRKRSRSTTPAPKSRRAHRSTSADSASSSDTSRSRSRSAAAKTHTTALTGRSPSPVSGRRGEGDAPSKEPGTTNTGQPSSPEPSTKQPSSPHEDKDKDKEKSAVRPSPSPERSSTGPEPPAPTPLLAEQHGGSPQSLATTTLSQEPVNPPSEASPPRGCSLPKSPEKPPQSSSESCPPSPQPTKVSRHASSSPESPKPAPAPGSRREISSSPASKSRSHGRAKRDKSHSHSPSRRVGRSRSPTTTKRGRSRSRTPTKRGHSRSRSPQWRRSRSAQRWGRSRSPQRRGRSRSPQRPGWSRSRNTQRRGRSRSARRGRSHSRSPATRGRSRSRTPARRARSRSRTPARRRSRSRTPARRRSRSRTPARRGRSRSRTPARRRSRTRSPVRRRSRSRSPARRSGRSRSRTPARRGRSRSRTPARRGRSRSRTPTRRRSRSRTPARRGRSRSRTPARRRSRSRSVVRRGRSHSRTPQRRGRSGSSSERKNKSRTSQRRSRSNSSPEMKKSRISSRRSRSLSSPRSKAKSRLSLRRSLSGSSPCPKQKSRTPPRRSRSGSSQPKAKSRTPPRRSRSGSSPPNQKSKTPSRQSCSSSSPQPKVKSGTPPRQGSVTSPQANEQSATPQIQSRSESSPDPEVKSTTPSRHSCSGSSPPRVKSSTPPRRSRSGSSSPQPKVKAVTSPIQSHSGSSSPSPSRVTSKTPPRQSRSESPCSKVESRLLQRHSRSRSSSPDTKVKPGTPPRQSHSGSTSPCPKVKPQTPSGYSLCGAKSPCSQEKSKDSPAQSSGSFSVCPGVKSSTPPGELYFAASSLQQKGQSQTSPDPRSDTSSPEMKQSHSESPSLQSKSQTPLKGGRSRSSSPITELAPKSPARQERSELSSPKLKSGMSPEQSKSQSDSSPYAAVDSKSLLGHSRLEPSELKEKTVLLLQEDITASSPRPRDKLSPLPVQEKPDSSPVLREMPKTPSRERGGGVGSSPDTKDQSALAKPSQDEELMEVVEKSEESSNQVLSHLSPELKEVAGSNFESSPEIEERPTVSLTLDQSQSQTSLEVEVPAVASAWSGPHFSPEHKELSNSPPRENSFGSPLEFRNSGPVAEMNTGFSPEVKEDLNGSFPNQLETDPFVDLKEQSTRSSRHSSSELSPDAVEKAGMSSNQSVSSPVLDAVPRTPSRERSSSASPELKDGLPRTPSRRSRSGSSPGLRDGSGTPSRHSLSGSSPGMKDIPRTPSRGRSECDSSPEPKALPQTPRPRSRSPSSPELNNKCLTPQRERSGSESSVEQKTVARTPLGQRSRSGSSQELDGKPSGSPQERSESDSSPDSKAKTRVPLRERSRSGSSPEIESKSRPSPRRSRSGSSPEVKDKPRAAPRAQSGSDSSPEPEAPALRALPRRSRSGSSSKGRGPSPEGSSSSESSPEHPPKSRTARRSSRSSPEPKTKSRTPPRRRSSRSSPELTRKARLSRRSRSASSSPETRSRTPPRRRRSPSVSSPEPAEKSRSSRRRRSASSPRAKTTSRRGRSPSPKARGLQRSRSRSRREKTRTTRRRDRSGSSQSTSRRRQRSRSRSRVTRRRRGGSGYHSRSPARQESSRTSSRRRRGRSRTPPTSRKRSRSRTSPAPWKRSRSRASPATHRRSRSRTPLVSRRRSRSRTSPVSRRRSRSRTSVTRRRSRSRASPVSRRRSRSRTPPVTRRRSRSRTPTRRRSRSRTPPVTRRRSRSRTPPVTRRRSRSRTSPITRRRSRSRTSPVTRRRSRSRTSPVNRRRSRSRTSPVTRRRSRSRSPPAIRRRSRSRTPLLPRKRSRSRSPLAIRRRSRSRTPRTTRGKRSLTRSPPAIRRRSASGSSSDRSRSASPPATRNHSGSRTPPVALNSSRMSCFSRPSMSPTPLDRCRSPGMLEPLGSSRTPMSVLQQAGGSMMDGPGPRIPDHPRTSVPENHAQSRIALALTAISLGTARPPPSMSAAGLAARMSQVPAPVPLMSLRTAPAASLASRIPAASAAAMNLASARTPAIPTAVNLADSRTPAAAAAMNLASPRTAVAPSAVNLADPRTPTAPAVNLAGARTPAALAALSLTGSGTPPTAANYPSSSRTPQAAAPANLVGPRSAHATAPVNIASSRTPPALAPASLTSARMAPALSGANLTSPRVPLSAYERVSGRTSPPLLDRARSRTPPGGPGSRTPPSALSQSRMTSERAPSPASRMVQAPSQCVLPPAQDRPRSPVPSAFSDQSRALLAQTTPVAGSQSLSSGTVARTTSSAGDHNGMLSGPVPGTSHPEGGEPPASTGAQQPSALAALQPAKERRSSSSSSSSSSSSSSSSSSSSSSSSSSGSSSSDSEGSSLPTQPEAALKRVPSPAPAPKEAVREGRPQEPAPAKRKRRSSSSSSSSSSSSSSSSSSSSSSSSSSSSSSSSSSSSSTSSSPSPAKAGPQALPKPASPKKPPPGERRSRSPRKPIDSLRDSRSLSYSPAERRRPSPQPSPRDQQSSSERGSRRGQRGDSRSPGHKRKRETPSPRPVRHRSSRSP